The Dyella sp. 2HG41-7 sequence GACACTCAAACGCTGCGGCGCGCAGCGCTTCATCACATCCACGAAGATGCGCTCCACGCACTGCTCGTGGAATTCATTGTGGGTGCGGAACGACACCAGGTAACGCAGTAATCCTTCACGATCGATCGGCGCACCGCGATAAGCGATCTGCACGCTGCCCCAGTCGGGTTGCCCGGTGACGGGGCAATTGGAGCGGAGCAGATCGGAGACCAAGGTTTCTTCCACGATCTCTGCATCCGAGTTCGCGTGCAGGTAATCGGCCTTGGGCGGACCGTAGTCGTCGATGGCGACGGGCAGCTCGTCAATGGATTCGCCAGCCAGGTCGGCAAACGTGTGCTGCGCCACGCGTGGCGCGCGAATCGTCACGTTCACCACCGCGCCCGCGACGCGCGTGAGATCTTGCTGCAACAGCGCGCGCAATGCGGCCACGTTCGCCAGCGGTTCCTGCGCGAAACCGTTGAGATACAGCTTGAACGATTTGGACTCGATGATATTCGGCGAATTCGCCGGCACATGGAATTCCGCCACGCCCACCATCGGTTTGCCATGCATATCCAGCCACGACAATTCGTAGGCGTTCCAGATATCCACGCCTTGGAAGGGCAGCGGTTCGCGCACGCCGATTTCGTCGCGCTTGGCTTGGCGCGGAATCGGAAACAGCAGCGTGGGGTCGTAACGATCGGCGTAAGCGGTGTGCTTGCCGAGCGGGGAGTGTTCGGGGGTGGTCATCCAATAATTGTAATACGCGAGGTCCAATCCCCTCTCCCCTCCGGGGAGAGGGAGTCGTGGTGCGATGATCAATCCCTGCAAAGCGCCACCGCCTCCACCTCCAGCCATACCGAAGGATGGAACAGCTTGCTCACCTGCACCGCCGAACCGGCCGCCGCATCGTCGGCGGCGATGTATTCGTTGCGGACCTCTCGATAAACCGGCAAATCGCGGGCGATATCCACGAAAAAAGCCGTCAGTTTCACGATCCGGTCGAACCCGCTGCCGCCAGCGAGCAGCACTTCGCCCAGATTCTCGAAGACCTGCTCGGCCTGCGCCCGAAAATCGCCGACGCCGACCAGCTCTCCGCCCGGACCCAGGGGAACTTGTCCCGAGACAAACAACACGTTCCCAACCCGGGTCGCGGCGCAGAGGCCGGGTATCGCAAAAACCGTTTCCGGTTGTATGCGCCTGATCGTGTCCACGGAATCACTTGACGACGTGTGCCATACCTTGCGGAGCATACCGCTCTCCGGCCACGGCTTCCGGCGGGAAAATGCGGTCGATCGATTCGAGCTCGTTCTTGTCCAGGCGCACCTTGAGCGCGCCGAGATTTTCATCCAGACGCGCGCTACGACGGGTGCCCGGAATCGGCACGATGTCGTCGCCTTGGGCCAGCACCCACGCCAAGGCCAGTTGCGCCGGCGTGCAGCCTTTTTCCGCAGCCAGCGTTTCCACTTGCTTCACCAACATCAGATTGCGCGCGAAATTTTCGCCCTGAAAACGCGGATTGGTGCGGCGGAAATCGTCATCGTCGAAATCTTCCGGCTTGGTGATGGCGCCGGTGAGAAAACCGCGGCCCAGCGGCGAATACGCGACGAACGCAATGCCGAGTTTGCGGCACATCGCTAACGATCCGTTTTCTTCCGGATCGCGCGTCCACAATGAAAGCTCGCTCTGAAGCGCAGAGATCGGATGCACGGTGCTGGCGCGCTCGATGGTTTGCGCGGACGCTTCGGACAGGCCTAGATAACGCACCTTGCCCGCCGTCACCAGTTCCGCCATCGCGCCGATGGTTTCTTCAATCGGCACGCTAGTATCTACGCGGTGCTGGTAATACAGGTCGATATGATCGACGCCCAGTCGCTTCAGACTGCTGTCGCAACTGTTGCGCACGTATTCCGGCCGGCCGTTGACGCCGCGTTTGGTCGGGTCCGACGGATCGCGCATGATGCCGAACTTGGTCGCGATAAACGCCTGGTCGCGACGCCCTTTGATGGCTTTGCCGACCAGTTCTTCGTTGATGTAAGGACCGTACATGTCGGCCGTGTCGAGCAAGGAGACGCCGAGGTCGAGCGCATGCTGAATCGTCGCGATGGATTCGGCGTCGTCGCGCGCGCCGTAAAAATCGCTCATACCCATGCATCCGAGACCGATGGCGGAAACAATGGGGCCATTTTTGCCGAGCGTGCGTGTTTCCATGAAAATCTCGCGGGAGAGAGTGGGGACTATTTATTTTGAAATAGTCGCTGCATAAGCGAAGTCAACCCCGCGGCAGTCCGTGTTTTGCGATCAGGGTGCCCATCGTTTCGCAGGTCAGCGGCGCGCCCGCCGCCGCCAGCGCATCGCGTTGTTGCGCAAGCGGAATGCGCAGCATAGCGTCTTCCAGTCGCGCCAATTTCTGAAACGACGGCAACGCAAGCGTCCGTTCGACCAGCGACGCGGTGCGCGGCCATCGTGCGGGATCGACGACATAGCGCACGAACGAAGCGGTGCGGAAATAACAGGCAATGCTGATGTCGGCGATGGACAACGCGCCGAAGATAAAGCCGTCTTCCGGCAATTGCGTTTCCAGATAATCCAGCGCGGCGGGAATTTCCACGTCGCGCGCACGTTGCACGATGCTTTCATCGGCTTGTTCTTGAAACACGTGGCGACGAACGGCGACTTGATAGAACATCCGCCAGATCAACACATCCGCCAGATGCGTATCGGCGTATTCCTCCAGCCAGCGCGCCTTGGCGCGATCGGCCACGTCGACGGGATAAAGCGAGGGCGTGGGGTGCTTGTCTTCCAGATATTGGCAAATGACGGACGAGTCGTTGAGGATCAGGTCGCCGTCGATCAGCACCGGGATGCGCCGCAACGGACTCAATCGGCTGAATTCGTCATTGCCGACGAAGGGTGCGATCGGGTCGACCTCATAGTCGAGCCCTTTCAACTCCAGGCATACCAAAGCCTTGCGTACATAGGGCGACACATAGTTGCCGATCACGGTTAGACGCATGGACATGATCAATCTCCGAATCAGGCGGCCACCAAGGGCGGCACGGCGGTGGGGACGGCGCGCTACACAATAGAACGCCATGCTGCGTTCGCACAGTCTTGCAAGGACCTTTGGCAGGGGTGGCCGGGCGCGCCGGGCATTACGATCAAAGGTTGTGACACGATTTTGGGGGAGGCCGCCGTCGCGGCCGCTCGTTTTTCATTGGGAGCAAACATGCATTCGATAAACGGCAGGTCGCGTCTTTACGGCGCGCTGGTGTGCGGGCTGCTGGGCCTGGCATCGATTCCTGGCGGCGCGATGGCCGAAGGCCGCACGCTCACGGCGCAAGACTATGCGCAAGCTGAAAAGTACATGGTGTACAACACCATGCCGCTGGTGGATCACGCCGTGGTAATGGTGCATTGGATGGATGGCACGCACTTCTGGTACGTCGATCACGACGCCAAAGGCGACCATTACAAGCGTATGGACGCCACCAACGGCAAGGCCGAGCCGCTGTTCGACCAGGCGAAACTGGCTGCAGCGCTGACCAAGGCCGGCGACAAGAACGTCAAGGCCGACAAGCTCCACGTCATGGATTTTCGCGTCGCCGCCGACGGGCGCGACGACATTGTCGTAGGCGGCAAGCACTACTTGTGCGATCTGAAGAAAGCCGGCGATTGCCAGGACCAGGCCAAGCTGGTGAAAACCGGCAAGGAACCCGGCGTGTTGTCGCCCGATCGCAAGCAAGAAGCCTTTATCCGCAACTGGAACCTGTGGGTGCGCGACGTCGCCACCGGCAAGGAAACGCAGCTGACCACCGATGGTGTGGAAAATTTCGGCTACGCCACCGACAACGCTGGCTGGAAGCACTCTGACGAAGCGATTCTCGAATGGTCGCCGGACTCCAAGCAGATCGCGACGTTCCAACAGGATCAGCGCAAAGACGGCGACATGTACACGGTCACCACCAAGGTCGGCCACCCGGAATTGGAGGCGTGGAAATACCCCATGCCAGGCGATAAAGACATCACCATGATCGAGCGCGTGATCATCGATGTGCCCGCGCGCAAAGTCGTGCGTGTGAAGATGGATCCGGATCAACACCGCTCCAGCTTGTGCGACGACGTCAGCTGCGGCCGCAATGGCGGCTGGGACGATGTGAAGTGGGCGAAGGACGGCAAGACGCTCGCGTTCGTATCCACCTCGCGCGATCACAAGCACGAAACCTTCCGCATCGCCGATGCGAAAACCGGTGAAGTACGCACGGTGTTCCACGAAGACGTCGCCACGTATTACGAAAGCGGCAACGGCGAAGTGAACTGGCGTTACCTGCCCAATGCGAACGAAGCGATCTGGTTTAGCGAGCGCAACGATTGGGGCAATTTGTATCTCTACGATCTGAGCAACGGTCAGGTTAAGCACGCCGTCACCACGGGCGAAGGCAACGTCACCGAAGTGCTGAAGGTCGACGATAAAACGCGCACGGTGTGGTTCCGTGGCGTCGGTCGTACGCCGGGCGTCAATCCGTATTACCAGCAATTCTGGAAGGTGAGCCTGGACGGCGGTCAGCCGGTGCTGCTCTCGCCGGAATCGGCCGATCACACGATCACCATGTCCGACGACGGCAAATACTTCGTCGACAGTTACTCTACGGTCGACAAGCCGCCGGTTACGGTGCTGCGCGATGCGAACGACGGCCACACCATCGCCACCGTCGCCAAGACGGATATTTCGCGCCTGACCGCTACGGGTTGGCAGCCGCCGGAACAGATCGTGGTGAAGGCGCGCGACGGTAAAACCGATTTGTACGGATTGATGTACAAGCCCACGCATTTCGATGCGAGCAAGAAGTACCCGATCATCGATTACATCTATCCGGGTCCGCAGACCGGATCGGTCGACAGCTTTGGTTTTGAGCTGGGATATGCCAACAATCAGTCGATGGCGGAGCTGGGCTTTATCGTCGTCGCCATCGACGGCATGGGCACGCCGTGGCGTTCGAAGACCTTCCACGACGTGTGGTACGGCAAGATGGGCGACAACACGTTGCCGGATCAAGTCGCCGCGATCAAAGAACTCGGCCAGCGCTATGCGTGGATCGACGTCAATCGCGTCGGTATCTGGGGTCACTCCGGCGGCGGCAATGCGACGGCGGATGCGCTATTCAGCTATCCGGACTTCTTCAAAGTGGGTTGGGCTGAAAGCGGCAACCACGACAATCGCGAATACGAAGACGATTGGGGCGAAAAGTGGCAGGCGCTGTTGGTCACCAACAAAGACGGCACGACCAACTACGACAATCAGGCCAACCAAGACATCGCCAAGAACCTCAAAGGTCGCTTGATGCTGGTGCACGGCTCGATCGACGACAACGTGCCGCCGTACAGCACCATGCTGGTGATCGATGCGTTGATCAAGGCCAACAAGAACTTCGACATGTTGCTTATCCCGAACGTGCATCACGGCTATGCGGCGGCCACGCCGTACGCCACGCGTCGTCGCTGGGATTACTTCGTGACGAATCTGGCTGGCGATACCCCGCCGAACGAGTACGCGCTGAAGCCTTGGCCGTGGCGTTAATCTGATGGTCGCGAGCAGCAGGGCACGCGTTTTGGCGCTGCTGCTCGCAAGCTTGGCGCCTGCGTTACATGCGCAGGCGCCATCCATCAGCACATCGTTTACCCGTTTCTGGTCTGACGCTGAAGGCAAGCCCTTCGAGCAACAGCAACAGGCCTGGGATCACGATATCGAAACGCCCCGTCGCGATATCTACGACGCGGTGGTTTGGGAAAAACAGCACGATCCCTACTGGCAGGCGCGCCGACAGATCTGGCTGCGTAGGCGGTTTACGCGATATCCCGCTTTGGCTGCGGATATCCCTGCAGAAGTTCGCTCATTGCAGGATGCGGTCGCGAAACAATCTGTGCGCTTCAAATCATTGTTTCCCGATGCCGATACGCATCCACCGGTGACGATCCTGCTTGCGCCGAACTTCGATGCGAAGAGCGGCGTACTCGCCAACGGCAAACCGGTGTTGGCGTTCGCAGCGGACACCTTGCTGATGGAACACGCCAATCTCGATATCGTGGTGCCGCACGAACTTTTTCATCTTTATCACGCGCAGCATGCCGGTATTCGCAACGATGGGGTGATGCCGGATGCGGAGCTCACGTTGCCGTTGTTCGAAGAAGGTTTGGCAACGTATGTCAGCGGATTGTTGGCTCCCGGGCACGCCGATGGCGAATTGTTGCTGCAGGACAATCTGGGTCACATTCCTCAAGAAAAATTGCCCGAGATCGCGCAACGCTTTCTTGCGGACGCGCATGCCAAGGTCATCGACGTCCAGCATCCGGAGATGTTTTCGCGCTGGTTCAACGCAGCGCCGAAACCCTATCAATCCGGTGTGCCGAACCGCACGGGTTATTGGCTAGGCTTGCAGGTGATACGCCAATTGCGTCATCGCTATTCGTTGGTGGAGATCGCATCGTGGTCGCCGGCACAAGCGCAAACGCACACGCTCGACGCGCTGCGCGAGATGTCGGGTAAATAAGCCGCGTTCAAGCATTGCGTACGGCGACAACCGGTTGCACCGCCGCGGCGCGCAGCGCCGGACCCACGACGGCGAGTTGCCCGAGCAGCCACGATGCCAATGCGCCGGCCAGCAGATAAAGCGCAGGCAATCGCGGCAGTTCGTAGTGCGCCATCAGCACCAGATTCAGCGCATAGGCGAGCAGGCAGCCGGGCAGCACGCCGGCCGTGACGATCAGGAAATTCTCGGTCTGGAAATAACGCAAGATGTCATGGCGGCTGGCGCCCACGGCTCTGCGAATACCAATGGAGCGCCTGCGTTGCTGCACCCAGAAACTCGCCAAGCCGGCAATGCCCAACGCGGTCACGAAAAGCAGGCACGTTGCGGCGGCAATCAGCAGCCCGATCATCGTACGGTCGTGGCGAAAGTAATCGGAGCGAAGTTGGGTAAAGGTCTGCGGATAGCGAAGGATGCGATCGCCATCGAGCCGATTCAGCGCATCCGCCGCTTGCTTGAGCACGCGTTCGCGATCTTGCGGCGCTGTGCGCAAGACATAGGTGATGCCGTTCGAATCCGGCAGCATCGGCAGCAGCGTCGCGAATTCGTTTTCGCCGTCGTCGCTCAATCGCGGTTGCAGCAGATGATCGACGACACCGACGATGCGCACCGGCTTTTCGGAAGGGTAAATCACCTTGCCGAGCGGATCCTGGCCAGGAAACAGTTTGTCGGCCAGCGCGCGGGTCACGATGGCGACGGATATGCGATCCAGGCCATTCCAGTCCTGCCCGCTGCCGACGGGTAGGTACTCGCTATCCAGAAAGTCTCGGCCCTCCACCAGATGCAAGCCCAGTGTGGCGAGTTCGCCCGGCGTGCCGTTGTAAGCGGAGGCGATAGCGCGCGCGGGCGCATCGGGCACTAGCGAGATGCCGTTGCGCCAATCCATATGGCTGAAGGGCAGGGAGTCCACCGCCACCGCTGTTTTCACACCCGGTATTTGTCGTAGCGCCGCGACGTCGGCGTTATGTCGTGTCAGCGCCTGCGTCTGTTCTTTGAGATCCGTATTTTCGATCATCACCAGTTCGTCTTCGGCGACGCCGCTCGGCAAGCGCAGTTGCGCTACGCGATGCACGATCATAAACGCCACATTGCAGACGATGGCGCAAGTCAGACCGACTTGAAGCGCGAGCAACAGCGCGGTGAGTTTATGCCGCGTAAGGCTCGCGATAAGGGGCGGAAGTTTGAACATGGCGACCTCACTGAGTTTTCATATGCAGAGCGGGCATCACGTTGCAGGCTCGCCACGCGGGCAGCAGCGCGGCAAGCACGCTGGCCACAACGGCAAGCGCGAATGTGCCGAGCAGCATCGCGACATCCATATGCGCCAATTGCGCGTAGCCATCCGGTTGTCGGCGGATGCTCCATAAACCGAGTTCGGCGATAACCAACCCAAGCGCGCCGCCCGCGAAACCGACCACGGCCGATTCGATGCCAAGCTGCAGAAAGATGTCGCGCCGACGTGCGCCTAGTGCGCGGCGCACGCTGATTTCATTGCTGCGTCGAAGAAACTTGGCGAGCAACAAGGCGATGATGTTGACCATGCACACGCCGAGGAATGCGAGCGCAAGCCACAGTTGCATGCGCAGGTCGTCCGGAACCACGCGCTGATTGGCGAGCCAGTCCATCAAGCCGTAAAGCTGCGCATCGACGGGGCGGGGAAAGCGGCCGTGCGCCTTTTGATCGCGCCAATAGTCGTTGAGGTAAGTGCGATAAGCACGGACGTCGCTTGCGCTATCCAGCTGCACCCAGAACTGCAACCAAGTGCAGTGATCGCTGGTGCGTGCGTCGCCGTTGCTGCCCCAGCAGGCCATACGGCCGCCAGCGTCGAGTTTCAATTCCTGCGCCGTTTGCAAAGGCAGTAAGAACTGATCCGCGCGACCGAATGCGCGATCGTCGATTTGCGCGTAAAACGTGGGTTGCGGCTGCCAATTGCCCAATACGCCGATCACGCGAAAGTCGGTGTCTTTGAGGCGCATCGTGCGGCCGACGGCGGGCGCCGTGCCGAACAGTTTGCGACGAAGCTCCTCGCTGATCACGATGACGCGCGCATGCGCTTGATCGTCCTGTGCCGTCCAGCCAGAGCCTTCGCGTAGCGGTACGCCAAACATGGGAAAGAAATCGGAGGTAACGAAATGTCCAAATTCGAAGAACGGATGCTCGGCGCTCTGCGCCGGACGAATCGGTAAAACGCCCGCCACCATGGCGGCTTGCCGCTTTGCGCGCGCCGCTTTCAGAAGGTTCATCGCATCCACCCATGTCATATCGGCGTACGCGATGTTGTTTTTCGATTTCTCGTGATCGAGTGGAAACGGATCGATCAAAGGCACAAACAACTGCCCACTGCGATCGGGTAACGGATCGCCCGACATCATGTGCATAACAGTGATCATCGTCATGCTTGCGCCGATCCCCAGGCCGATCGCGGCAATCATCAACGCGGTGATGACTCGGCTGCGACGAAGGCTGTGAACGGCAAGCGTGAGGTAATACCCGAACATGACATCGCTCCGTGAAAGCGGGATAAAAAGACGCACGATCCCTGCCGCCCAGCAATGCGGGCGGTTGTCGGCTAGCTGCTTTGCGTGATGCGGGAGAAAGAGGTAAAGCCGATCGTGCTTTACCTCTTTGTCTTAAAGATGCGCGGGTTGCGCCAGGCCGCGCGCCTGCGCGTCTTTCACAACTTCGTCCAGTTGTCGATCGGCCTCTTCCGTGGCGCGCTTTTGTTGCGCCGACATATCTTCCTGGCGCATGGAAAGATCGCGTTGCTGCTGTGACAGCGCTTCGCTCATTTGCTGAATTTTCTGATGCTCGCGATTGATCGCAGCTTGCTCGGCATCCATGCCCGCCATTTGGCCTTGCTCCAGAGCGGCTTGTTCCTGCCGATCCGAGGTAGCGGCGTTTTGCAGTGAAGCGCGTTGCGCGTCGAGGTTGGCGCGACGCGACGCGAGTTGCGCTTCGCGATCTGCCAGTGCGCCCTCTCGTGCGGCCAGTCCGGCTTGGCGACCCGCCAATTCGCCTTGCTTTCCTGCAAGTTCGCCCTGTGCGCGCGCTAGCTGATTGAGTGGCGCGTACGCTTCCTTGGCTTCGTGAATCAGTTTGGCGTCGCGCACGACATACGCCTTCTGGCCGTTGCGAATCCAGAGCATCGCATCGTTTTGCTTGCGCAGACGTTGTGCGTTGGCGACATCGATGTCGCTGCCGCTGATCATCACCGAGTCGCCATCGAACAGTGCAATGCCACGTGCCGCGTTTGCGTTGGTGTCGATGTCGATGTGGTGCGCGCCGCGTCCCGCGTCGTGAATGACCAGCGCATCGGGCGTAGGTGGTGTCGGCGGCGTTGGAGGCGTCGGCGGTGTGGCGGGCGTACGCGGTGTCGGCGGCGTGATGGGCGTCGGCGGCGTCACGGGTGTGGGCGGTGTGGCCGGTGTTGGCGGCGTGGCAGGCGTCGCAAACGACTGCGGCGTGGACGCGAACACGAAAGCGGTTGTTGGCGGAGCCGTCGACTGCGATGCGGCATCGCCGGCGGTCACGCGATAAGGAAGAATGCCCACCGCAGCAATCGCCGCAACGAGCAGCCAACTGCGCACGCGCGGCGTGCCGTCGTTCACACTTTGCTGCAGCATGATCAATCGCCTCTTTAAATGGAGGAAGGTCGACGACGCGCCGGCAAGACTGGAATGCATCGGATCTACCACGCCCAGGCGCACCAGCAGATGCCCGTAGTGTTGGGGCGTTGCGTCGTGACGCTGCAGCACCTGCGCGTCGCACGCAGCTTCGCGGTACACCGCGTACTCGCGCATCGCCCACACGACCATCGGATGAAAAAAGAACAGGCGCTGCGCGACAGCGGGTATCCAGCCCAGCCACAAATCGCCGCGTCGGACATGCGCCAGCTCGTGCGCGATCGCCATCGACAATTCGTCCGACGACAACGTTTGTTCGGCGGGCAATAGCACGACGGGGCGCCAAAGACCGCTGACTTGCGGCGAGACGATCGCATCGGAGACACGCAGTGCCGGTATGCGACGCATGCCGAGCGCGCGCGCCTGATTCGAGTAAAGGGTCTGCAATGCGGCGCTTTCCGACGGTTTTGCTTCGCGCAGCAAGGCATGGCTTTCGAACCATTCCCGTGCGGTCAGCACGATCTGCAGCACGACAAAGGACAGCCACAGCAACACCAGCGCTTCCGACCACGACCACGCGGACGTCGCCACGTGCGACGCAGATGCGCTGCCGAACGCTGCCGTCGCGGACAGCGCGCGGGGAACGTAGGCAGGGTTGGTGGCGTGCACGTACTCGACGGCGACATGCGCCGAACTGTCCACGGCCACCGGTGCGGGCGTCAGCCATCGCAATTGCACCGGCGTTTTCACGGCCATGCCAAGCACGAGTTGCGCGGCGACGAGCCACCACAACATGCAACGAATCGAAGGCGCCAGCCGCGGCACGTAGCGCATCAACAACCACAATCCCGCGATCAGCACGGTCGCTTGCGCCGTGGTCCAGATCAGGCGTGACAACAGCGTGTCGGCGAGAGGGATCAAGGTATCCATATCAAGCATCCTTGCGCCTGGATTGCAGTTGCGCGACCAGCGCCTCGAGCTCGGCCAATTCGTTATCGCTGACGTCCGCCTTCTGCGACATCCACGCGACGAACGGCGAGAGCGAACCGGACAACGTCTTCTCGACAAACTGACCCACGGCATTGTTCAACGCTTCGCCCGGTCCCGTCGCGGTGGTGTAGCGATAGACGCCTTCCACATGGCGGCGTTTCAGATACGACTTCGCGCGCAAGCGCTCCATCATCGTCAACACGGTGGAGCGCGCCAGGCCACGCGACTCGCCGAAATCGGCGGCCACTTCGCCCACCGACGCGTGTTCGTGTTCGGCCAGGTAATGCAGGAGCGCGAGCTCCTGGTCGCCGATCGAGGGTTTGGTCATGATGGTGCACTCGCCTGACTACAGTTGTAGTCAACGCTACGCCATGACTACGCCTGTAGTCAATAGGCCTTTCGACCGCCGAAACTGAATGCGCTCCCGTCTGAGCGCCAAGGGACATAGCACGAAGGTCACCCCTTGAGGTCACACAAGCTGCGCATACTTTCTTCGATGCCTGCATCGTGCCGGCGCCCTTAGCAGTCCAACGGATATCCCCATGACTCCCCAGGAACAAACTCTTCTCGACGATTTCCTTCAGCGCCTGGCCGCCGTCAACGGCGTGGCCAAGGACGCGCAGGCCGATGCGCTGATTCACCAGCGCCTGGCCGGTCAGCCCGATGCGTTGTACTTGCTCGTGCAACGCAGCTTGTTGCAACAGCACGCGCTGGACGCAGCCAAGGCGCAAATTGCGCAGTTGCAAGCGAAAGCGGCGGGCCAACAGGGCGGCGGCAGTTTCCTCGGCGGACAGCCTTCCGCATGGGGCTCGGCGCCGCCGCCGATGCCGCAACAGCAAGCGGCCCCAACCTGGCGCGATCGTTTGTTCGGCGGCAGCAGCGCGCCCGCGCCGCAAAGCGCCGCGCCGAGTTTCCTGCAAAGCGCCGCAACCACGGCTGCCGGTGTCGCCGGCGGCATGTTCCTGTTCGACGGCATTGAAAGCCTGCTCGGCGGTCATCATGGCGGCGGACTCTTCGGCGGCGGCTTCGGCGGCCAGCCCGAAGTGATCGAAAACGTCACCGAAAACAATTTCTACGACGACGGCAACGCGTCGAACGGCGGCGGTCAGGATTTCACCAACACTGATTTCGACGACAACAACTTCGACGGCGGCGGATTCGACGACGACAGCAGCTGGACGTGAATCACCGATCGCAACGCCCATAACGCAAACAGCCTCCATCGCGGAGGCTGTTTTGTTTTGCAACGACGCAAACGCGTTAAGCGTCGAGCTGCTTGCTAAAGAAGATGCGGTAATTGCCCGGCGGATCGCTGGGAATCGATCCCATCTCCACCCAGCCGTTTTTCTTGTAGAACTCAGGCGCCTGAAACGTATTGGTGTGCAACAAGCCGTGGCGGCAGCCGCGACGTACCGCTTCCTCTTCGGCCATGCGCAACACGCGGCTACCCAAGCCCGTGCCGCGCAGCGATTCGGCCACGAAAAACACCTCGACAAACAACATCCCGCGCGACGTGCGGCCCGTAAGCCCGCCTAGCACGTCGCCGGTTTCGGGATCTTTCACCAGCACGGCGAGCGCGCGTTGATCGTCGATGCGCGTGGCAGCCAGAT is a genomic window containing:
- a CDS encoding DUF2076 family protein, whose protein sequence is MTPQEQTLLDDFLQRLAAVNGVAKDAQADALIHQRLAGQPDALYLLVQRSLLQQHALDAAKAQIAQLQAKAAGQQGGGSFLGGQPSAWGSAPPPMPQQQAAPTWRDRLFGGSSAPAPQSAAPSFLQSAATTAAGVAGGMFLFDGIESLLGGHHGGGLFGGGFGGQPEVIENVTENNFYDDGNASNGGGQDFTNTDFDDNNFDGGGFDDDSSWT
- a CDS encoding M56 family metallopeptidase gives rise to the protein MDTLIPLADTLLSRLIWTTAQATVLIAGLWLLMRYVPRLAPSIRCMLWWLVAAQLVLGMAVKTPVQLRWLTPAPVAVDSSAHVAVEYVHATNPAYVPRALSATAAFGSASASHVATSAWSWSEALVLLWLSFVVLQIVLTAREWFESHALLREAKPSESAALQTLYSNQARALGMRRIPALRVSDAIVSPQVSGLWRPVVLLPAEQTLSSDELSMAIAHELAHVRRGDLWLGWIPAVAQRLFFFHPMVVWAMREYAVYREAACDAQVLQRHDATPQHYGHLLVRLGVVDPMHSSLAGASSTFLHLKRRLIMLQQSVNDGTPRVRSWLLVAAIAAVGILPYRVTAGDAASQSTAPPTTAFVFASTPQSFATPATPPTPATPPTPVTPPTPITPPTPRTPATPPTPPTPPTPPTPDALVIHDAGRGAHHIDIDTNANAARGIALFDGDSVMISGSDIDVANAQRLRKQNDAMLWIRNGQKAYVVRDAKLIHEAKEAYAPLNQLARAQGELAGKQGELAGRQAGLAAREGALADREAQLASRRANLDAQRASLQNAATSDRQEQAALEQGQMAGMDAEQAAINREHQKIQQMSEALSQQQRDLSMRQEDMSAQQKRATEEADRQLDEVVKDAQARGLAQPAHL
- a CDS encoding GNAT family N-acetyltransferase, giving the protein MNMPLVILTDTPDPADVLSVRAQLSQFNLAATRIDDQRALAVLVKDPETGDVLGGLTGRTSRGMLFVEVFFVAESLRGTGLGSRVLRMAEEEAVRRGCRHGLLHTNTFQAPEFYKKNGWVEMGSIPSDPPGNYRIFFSKQLDA
- a CDS encoding BlaI/MecI/CopY family transcriptional regulator, yielding MTKPSIGDQELALLHYLAEHEHASVGEVAADFGESRGLARSTVLTMMERLRAKSYLKRRHVEGVYRYTTATGPGEALNNAVGQFVEKTLSGSLSPFVAWMSQKADVSDNELAELEALVAQLQSRRKDA